GCAACGATACATATTTGATCGTTTTCCAAAGTGAGATCGATTCTATGTACTCTACTCACCTCCACGTTGGAGATCTGCTGCTTGGACTTGTAGTACGCGATTGTGTCGTCATTGTCCCAGCTCTTGGCGCGCAGCTCGATGAGTTCGAGCAGCTTGAGGCGCGTCGTTATATTCAGCCGTTCGTCCTGCGAAGCGTTGCGGAAAACGACGAAGGCCCGGTCCAGTGTATCCTTGGACACCGCCTCCAGTTGCGGTCCATGCACCCGGAGGTTGTGCAGGAGCAGCGTGATCGATTCCGGCGTGGTGTTGCACGACTGAAGACCGACGGTCACGTTGTCTATCAACTGGATTAGCTCCTCGATCACCAGGTAGCTGTTCTTCAACGACGATCGCGATTGTGTCTTCAACGGGCGTGGCGCCTCAATGTTTTTCACGGCGCGTCCCAGGTGTGTGTGAGCCATTCTCGGGATTCGTTGGATTCGATATCGTCTCGTGAAGAAGTCTTAAGGTTGTCCCGCCTGGTGTCCGGATCTGCTGATTTCAGTCTATATGGTCTGCTAACTTATTCGTTCGTTTAAATGTTGTTGAagaattgatcaaaaatgaaTCGTAGAAGCTGTTTCCGCACCTCCCCCTGTAAACACAAGAAAGGTTAGTTATCGATCAAATGTATTGTTTACATTAAAACTATTGTACTATTTGGATACATGCTTTCAGCTGCTAGGATGATCAAAGCCGACTATATTGCATTAGAACTTGGGAGTAATGGCCGAGAGCATGGACAACCAAAAGGTTTCTTAGGATATGGAGATTGGCCTCGTTTCCGACCGAATCTCGAATATTGCGACGCAAAGCTCTCGTATATCTTAACGATGTGCACGTTTGATAAGCGGCTTTAGCTGATAACACCGCGATTTATCTATAGTTTAGTGGCCAAATTAACCCATTGGCGCCTTCTGAGCTTCTGGCTTCTGCTCAGTTAATCGGTGCGAAGTTCCAAAAgcaaaatatgtaaataattgaTGAAAATTGTTGGCATATATCGAATGGGAACGACAAACGGACGACCATTTGTGTTATTTCAGTTCGACTTTCGCTCCATGCGAACAactcatttcttttttaaatatcaCTTACTGccgctgcagcaacagcagcagcagcaacaacaacaagaacaaacaaacatgggCAACTAAAACACAGCTAACagaaatattacaaaaaactgaaattgtCCGTGGGagggagaaagagagaggcGATCGCTCTATTGAATCATATGTCGagaatagcaacaacaagaatgGCCTCTGCCGACGTCGACGATGGCAGCGCAGTTGACGACCGTGTTGGGCGTAGAACAAAAAGGAAGTTAACTTTCAGGAAACAGGGtctatatatccatatattgCATCCGTTTTCGGCCAAAATTCTCTGTGAAATTGAGTAATATTTTAATGGCACTGGCCGCTTTTCGTTAAAATAAGCAAACTACGCGTTTTGCTGGCGACCGACTTTGCACTCTCGTTCTAGTTTCAACACTTTTGATGTTTAGTCTTCGTCGCGcttattatttactttaatGGCCGATTGAAACGTCTCTTAAAACGGTGTATTTTGGATCGTAATTTCCAATAAATTACTAGAGCTTACCAAAACCAAAATCTCTGCGACTGCGACTAAAATCGTTTTTTACGGTGGGTGTTGCCACCTGATCGAACACGTTAGATTTTAGAGATGCGCCACAGCTATCCAGACCAGTTCACGTAAAGCGCAGTCAAAAAGCTCACATCAATTTCGCATCACAGATGTGTTcgtattaaaatttaaatttaaatatgaaataaatgtTACGAAATCAGACACTTATCGCTGATAACCAACAATTCACTATGGTATCTGGACGCTGGGCAATTACTATTCCCCGCCGGTTGTGTCTGCATGGGAtcgaaaatgttaaatatatattatattacgtTGGGCATTAATATATCGCTTACTAGTTAACAAATGAAGATTTACTGGTATAGCGGAAAGTTTAGAGAATACATTTGGAAACTACTGTTCTTTTTTAAGAACAACAGGACTCTTAAGAAAATACTTCAGGGGAAACTCCCTAAAATTTTAAGCACGAAAATATCGATAGAAAACATCGGCTGTTCCttcaatttgttgttattgaaatttttgtttgccatcgcTAAGCAAaactcaaataaaattaagttgatatatttataaagtgTATTCCCACTCTCTAAGGTGCGAGATGTCTGAAAACGGGGACGTGGAGGCGGCACCAGAGGATTCCAAGGAAGTCGTTCCGGAGTCCGGCAAAGATGAGCCTGAAACTAAGCCGCTGAAAATGTCGTTTGCAGATTGGAAGAAATGCAAGGATGCACTGAAACCGGATACCAAAAGCGGACTACAACggagcaacaataacaatagtaacaacaacaacaataacaacaacggcaacggACGTAAACATTGGTCTTCGAATAGCAACAATGCCTTTCATGGAGGCGGAGGTCCGCAAAGCTACCAGGACAGGAACTATCCTCCGATGAATCGACCGCCTCCACTTCCTATGCAGCTGATGAACATGGGCTTTGGAGGCAATTTTGGGCCTGGACCCGGACAATGCGGTCCCCCCATGGGGCCAATGGGACCAGGAGGACCTCGCGGTCCCATAAGCAATATGGGTCCCTGTGGTCCCATGAGCAGTATGGGCCCCGGTGGTCCAGTGGGCTTTGGAGGACCACGTGGTTCTGGGCCCCGCCGGAATCACAATCACCGACCTCTGCAGCCGCCTCCGTTCTGGGAGGACATGATGTCGCCACAACATAGACCACCACCAATCCAACCGCCCATGCCCAAGTGCCCCAGCTTGTGGAATCTGGTACCCAAGGAGCAGGGAGCACAAAACAATCGCAGCAATCCAAACCAGAATAACAAGAAATTCAAGGTAAACCATCGCGGCAACAGTGACAAAGATACGAGGCTTATGCCTCCGCCCCCACCGCcaagcaatggcaacaattcGCCGTCAAACGGGGAAGCGCAGCCCTCCAAGAAGCCCAAGCGCTGCGGCACATTTGTCCAGGTCAATGGCCAATGGATACAGAAGCCAGAGGCACCACCGCCGCTCGAGGATGCACCGCCTGGTACGAAGGAGGAGCGCCAGCGCCAGTGGAAGGAGTACCGTATGGCCATGAAGCCCTTTAAAAACCGTGAGTTCCACAACTGGAAGCGAACGGTGCAGCGTTTGGGGAAGCTGCCGCGCGACCAGCTGGACGAGCAGCAACTGGAACGACTACAGAAGGCCGAGGAGTATATAGTTGCGCACAAGGCGATGCTGACGGTGAAGCATGCAGAGCGCTGGGTGGAGCAGGACAAGAATGAAAAGGGCCAAGTGTTCGTGCGCAAGTCATCCAGCATCGGCTCGTGGGACATGTCCAAGGAGAGGCCGCCGAATGGTTTTGCGTCGATGCATGATTTCAAGAAGCAGCAAATGGATACGTTCTTCGGTCCCGGCCGTGCCATCAAAGGCGGTACGGATCTCTCCATCATTGGTACCTCAGcgccgcctccgccgccaccTGACACCCCACCACAGATTACCAACTACTGGCCCTCTGGAAGTTCCAACAACACGGGGTCCAACTCCAATCCCTCGTATTTCAGCCACTACAGCAACAACTTTGTCAAGGGTGCCACTCTGCTGCCGCCCTAGAATAGCTATCCGAAACTAACCCAGGTCGTGGGTTTTCTTAAACACTATCAAATAGCATGGCACATGCACAAAGTTCTGCAATTTTGCAACCATATTTAGCAATTTCTTCTTCATCGTGGATTGACGGCCATTGGCATTTGTATTAAGATAAATGTAACAAAATCAACTTGACACTACTACTTGGCTATTACTTAGTTTTGCGACTGCGCCGCGGCTGGGATTCGTCCAGAGGCGGAAGGCCAAGGAGTTGGCGTCGTTCCCGCTTGCCACGCAGTATGGCTTCCTTGAAGAGGTTGCAATAGAGCTCCACTGCGGCCGGCGAGTCATCGTTGCCGGGCACCGGATAGGTGATCAGGTTGGGATTGCAATTGCTGTCCACTATGCCAATCGTTGGTATGGCCATTTTGGCGGCGTCCCGAACCGCCGTGTGCTGAGCCATAACGTTGTTTTGAGTGTTGAGGAAAATGCAAAGATCGGGCAGCCTGGTGACCGCATCGAATTGCACATTGGCATTGGTAAAGATGCCGCCGCGCCAAAAGCGAGTGTGCGAGAATTCACCGGCCTCCTGGGCCTTTCGCTCCACGAGATGTGAGTTCATGGCGTTGCGGTTGAAGAACAGAATGATGCCATCTCGGAAGGCAATGTGTGCGGCAAAGTTGAGGGCATCGCGCAGATGTGATGCCGTCTTGTCCAGATCGAAGATCAGATGACCTAATCGACTGCCGAACAAGTACGGACGCATTCGGTCGTCCAGGGAGCCCTCCTTGTGGCCATAGTGCACTCGGGCATTGAAGAGGTCGCGCACGGTGAACAGGTTGTGCACTTGGAAGTAGTCCGGATGCTTCAGAATCCGCTGTTCCACCAGGGCGATGTCCTCCGGTTCCGTTTCCACCGATTGCTCCGGCTGTGTGCTCTGCAGGCGTCGTGGCAGACCGCACATCTGACCAAAGCGGGGTACTACCAAGGGAAAGCATGTATAATTTGGTTTCCTTGATGTTTTAATTGATTACTTACGGTTGGCAAACGATTTTCTCAACATTTTGGAGCGGCTCGTGTTTTCATAACCtatgttcttcttcttttccGTCGATTTTGGTAAACAGCTGGTGGGTAGTGTTGGATAGAAGTGTTTCTATAAGAGgtcttaaaacaaaaacaaaataacagatataaaaatttaattataattattaagaTAAAGTAATTCAAAATCCATATATcaaattaacttatttttcaTAACATTTAAGAATGAATAAGCCTATCTTATGGTGTGTTTTCCGGAACACCCTTTATTTCACCTTCTGCTTCGGACAGTGTTGGGAAATCCATTCCAGCTGTAATGATTTAGTTGTAAATTTATGATATTGCTAAATATTGGCAAACTGCAATGTTCCAGCGACTGAAATAGTTAAACGAATTCGAAATGGAAGTAGAGCAGACGTCAGTCAGGTCGGACACGAACTCCACCTGCGAGTATCTAGACGCAGAGGGCGATCCGGAGTCCCCAAATCTCTATCAAGAGGCGGATCCCGACCAGGAGGCCGAGCAACAAAACCATAGTATTATCTCTGAGCTAAGAGATGGCCTGGGCACCATGCGAGATAACAGTGCCCTCAGTCCGGAGCCGGGGCAGGAGAACAAGGGACTGGCTGCCTCTGTGGAGTCTCTGGCATTGAGCACCTCGACCAGC
The sequence above is a segment of the Drosophila melanogaster chromosome 2L genome. Coding sequences within it:
- the mRpS2 gene encoding mitochondrial ribosomal protein S2; the encoded protein is MLRKSFANLPRFGQMCGLPRRLQSTQPEQSVETEPEDIALVEQRILKHPDYFQVHNLFTVRDLFNARVHYGHKEGSLDDRMRPYLFGSRLGHLIFDLDKTASHLRDALNFAAHIAFRDGIILFFNRNAMNSHLVERKAQEAGEFSHTRFWRGGIFTNANVQFDAVTRLPDLCIFLNTQNNVMAQHTAVRDAAKMAIPTIGIVDSNCNPNLITYPVPGNDDSPAAVELYCNLFKEAILRGKRERRQLLGLPPLDESQPRRSRKTK
- the CG11927 gene encoding uncharacterized protein — protein: MSENGDVEAAPEDSKEVVPESGKDEPETKPLKMSFADWKKCKDALKPDTKSGLQRSNNNNSNNNNNNNNGNGRKHWSSNSNNAFHGGGGPQSYQDRNYPPMNRPPPLPMQLMNMGFGGNFGPGPGQCGPPMGPMGPGGPRGPISNMGPCGPMSSMGPGGPVGFGGPRGSGPRRNHNHRPLQPPPFWEDMMSPQHRPPPIQPPMPKCPSLWNLVPKEQGAQNNRSNPNQNNKKFKVNHRGNSDKDTRLMPPPPPPSNGNNSPSNGEAQPSKKPKRCGTFVQVNGQWIQKPEAPPPLEDAPPGTKEERQRQWKEYRMAMKPFKNREFHNWKRTVQRLGKLPRDQLDEQQLERLQKAEEYIVAHKAMLTVKHAERWVEQDKNEKGQVFVRKSSSIGSWDMSKERPPNGFASMHDFKKQQMDTFFGPGRAIKGGTDLSIIGTSAPPPPPPDTPPQITNYWPSGSSNNTGSNSNPSYFSHYSNNFVKGATLLPP